CTTCTTAAAAATCTAACCACTTTATTATCTAAAGGAGCGCTATATTTTATGTATGCCTTATTGCTGGGATTTGCCATGGTATTACTTCCTAAGACGGTGAAGGCGGTGATTCTTTATGTGAAATATGGCAGACGAGATAAAGAATTGAGGAAAATTGCAATGGCGCTTAAAGAGACCATGGCAGAAAAAGGTATTCTTACGAACCACAATGTTTCGTTGGTTGTAGATCAATTTAAAGATGGCTCATTATCTTGCTATCTTGTTGGAGCAAAGGCCAAGACAGAAGTTCAATTTGTTCCGTATTTACAGGAAATAATAGACCCTGTTACTAATCCGCGGTATTTAATTGTACAAAGTAATTGGTTGCGAAGAAAGCTAGGCTTTTCTAATTATTATTCTATACCGAAAATATTTGGTGAGCATAAGAATGAAGCAAGAATTTTCTTTAAGAATTGGAAACGCTTCAACGGAAATGCGAAATTGGTCTTTACCAGAAATGTAGATGGACGCCGACTCTTATTAAAGGCACGATTTCATTCGTATCAGGATGAGCATCAAATAGCGTCTAAGCAATCACTAATTTGGAAATAACCAATAAAAAAGGCGCTATTTTAGGTAGCGCCTTTTTTGTCGTTGTGAGTTTTACTATTGTTTAAGCTTTGTTTTTGGAGCTTTAATCCAAGTACCATCTTTAGAGGCAAAAACCGTCTTTGTAGCAAGTTTTTTGTCTGAGCTAATTGTTTGCAGCACAAGTTTAAACTCTTTTTTATCGTTTACATACGCCTTTTCTACAGTTGCTCCTTCAAAATCTGCTGCAACGGCTTTTAAAACTGCTGTTGGTAATTCTGACGCCTTAATTTCTTTGAAGCTCTCTTTACTCACTTCAGCTTTAGCCATCATCTTAGCATCTTCTTGCTGCGTTGGATTTTGAACTTCAGCTTGAGTTTCAACAATTACTTCTTTTTCCTGTGCCTGAACTGCAACAAATGTTCCTAATGCAATTACGGCTGTTAACATTAACTTTTTCATAGATTTTTTATTAATTAATTTATAGTGCTCTGTATATAGAAAAAGTAATGCCGCGTTTGCAGACCACCGCAATAAATTTGTAATTAATTGATAAACCGAACACTACAAATATGTGCCAAAATTAGCCTTTAAAATTTTACGTGATTTTTAAGAAACAAACGTGTAGTAATTACACTCTTTGTGGTTCTATGACGCCCAGTTTTTCGGGTTTTTAAGTACTTTTAATAGAGCTTCTTCATCGCTACCTTCGGCTGGTTCATGATTGTATACCCATTGTACTTTTGGCGGAAGACTCATTAAGATACTCTCAATACGCCCATTTGTTTTTAAACCGAACAGTGTTCCTTTGTCGTGAACAAGATTAAACTCCACATAACGTCCGCGACGTATTTCTTGCCAGGTTCTTTGTGCTTCGGTAAATGGAAGGTCTTTTCTTTTCTGAACTACAGGAACATAGGCTTCTAAAAAGCTATCACCCACTTCGGTTACAAAATTATACCAGTTTTGCATACTCATAGCCTCTGAAGCCTTACAGTAATCGAAAAACAATCCTCCAATACCCCGAGCTTCCCCTCTGTGCGTATTGTAGAAATATTCATCACAACGTGCTTTATAGGTATTATAGAAATTTCCGTTGTGTTTGTCGCAAGCTAACTTACAAACGTTATGAAAATGTACGGCGTCTTCCTCAAATAGATAATATGGAGTAAGATCTTGACCGCCGCCAAACCATTGGTCTACTATTTCTCCATTAGAATTGTACATTTCAAAATAGCGCCAATTGGCATGTACAGTCGGCACCATCGGATTCACAGGATGAAGTACAAGGCTGAGACCGCATGCAAAGAAATCGGCATCTGTAACTCCAAAATACTGCTGCATAGATTCTGGCAGTTTGCCGTGTACTTCAGAAATATTAACGCCTCCTTTTTCAAATACACTTCCATTTTCAATGACGCGTGTACGGCCACCACCACCTTCAGGACGTTTCCAAAGGTCTTCTTGAAAAGTTACAGCGCCATCTAATTGCTCTAACGTTTTTGTTATAGTATCTTGAAGGGTGCGAATGTAGTTTACAAATTGTTCTTTCATTTTCTAAGTTCAAATAGTTGCATATCTAAAGGCACCCCGCCAGGTGGAGTAAATGCGTTAGATAGTGTTTTTATAGGTTTAAAATTACATTTTTCGGCAATGCGTACGCTGGGAATATTGCTATGATGCACAATTATTTTAAGTAATTGTAAGTGAAATACAGTAAAGGCATGGCTAGATAAAACTGTAACGGCCTTCGTTGTAAGTCCGTTGCCGGCATAGCTTTCGTCAATACAGTATGCAAATTCTCCTTCTTTTTTGTCCCAATCTAATTCTTTCAGATATATTAACCCTGCTAGAGTTCCGTTTACCTTTATGGTATATAAATACTGTGTTTTGTTTTTTATGTCTTCTACAATTGTCGCTACAAACCTTTTTGATTTCTCAAAAGTAATATTGGCGGCTACTGTTTTTGGGAAGTATGTTTTAAAGCGATCCAAATTACCCATGATAAGTGTGTGCACAGCCATAGCATCTTCGGGTTGTACGAGTGCCATATGAAAATCGGCTCCCTTATACATGAAGCGATTTATTTGATGCATTTTCGAGAGGCAATTTTTTGTTTTCTTTTATAAGCCGCACAGTCTCTGTTGTAGAAGCTGTTACAGACAACGGAAGAACTAAAATAATACCCAACACAGGTATAAATAACATCGCCATAAAAATGATTCCGTTACCTATGGCAACACCACTGTTGTTGCGTACAAACTTGGTGCTCTCAGAATAGGTGTAATGGCGTTCTAGCGTGTAATCCATATTACCGAATCCGGCATAATACGATTGAATAATAAAGATTAAAATTGATGTCACGATATTTAGTACAGGAATAAAACTTAGAAGTAATAAAGGAATGGTAAACATAAACTCCATCAATAAATTGCGTGTATTAATACGTACTCCGCGCCATAATTGAGCAGCATTTGTGGTGTTTCTATGTGTATGCGCTGCACCAAGTAGGTGGTGCTCTATTTTTTCTGAAACGGGACTCATAAAAGGAGCGCTTACAGCTAAAATGATGTGTTTGTATAGAATAAGACCTAAAGCCACGATAAGAATTCCGCCCATTACATCACTAATCGCTCGAAATGTTTCTGAACCCCATTCCCAAAACCAAACTTTCGCTATAATCGAACCTATAGAATCGCTTAACGCCCACGCAAGTACACCGATGAGCAATGCTGTTAAAAAACTAATTGCAATGGGAATTGCAAAATACTTCCAGAGCCCTAAATTATTTATGAGCTTAAAAGTTCCTGCGTACGCTTTAATTCCTTTAAAAATATTCTTAATCATGTAAATACACCATTTGGTTTGTTGTGCTTTCTATTTCTTCCAAATTTTGAATTTTTCGAGCGTTTTTCGACTTATTTTGTAAAAAACCGACCAATTCTTCTTCTTTTTTGTCTAAAAAGTTTAAAAAAGAGATGCGGCCTATGGCGTTGTTGTGTAAATCCATCGCCTCGTCTAGCTCGTTGTTTTTTGTAACATTTTCATATAAATCTGTTACTTTTTGAGCCCAAAACACAGTTTTTTGCTTATTTTTTGACTTTTTTCGAATGTTTTTACAAATTAGAGCATTCCATAGTGCATGTCTAAATGCATTTGCTTTATTACTCTTATGATGTTCTTTCCCATAAAGTTTGTTACAAATATAAAATGTGCGTTGGGTTGCTCGTAGGGTAGGAATAATTTTAAACGGATTAACAACAAAAAGCATGGTTAGTTTCCATAACTGCCCTACGCTTAATTGTCGAATTCGTTTCCAAATATTCATTAGTGCATTTTGTATTCTTTAACTGCTTCAATAAAAGCCCCAGCATTTTCAATAGGAATGTTAGGTAAGATACCATGTCCTAAATTTACAATGTATTTATCCTTTCCGAAGTCATCAATCATTTGCTTCACCATTTTCTTTATTTCAGCTGGCGGACTAAACAATCGGGTAGGATCAAAATTACCTTGTAATGTAATGTTTCCGCCGGTAAGATAACGTGCATTCTTGGCAGAGCAAGTCCAGTCTATACCTAGTGCTGCAGCGCCACTTTTAGCCATAGTGTCTAGTGCAAACCAACATCCCTTACCAAAAGCAATCACAGGGGCCTCGTTTTTTAGGGCATCTATAATTTGTTGCATGTACTGCCATGAAAATTCCTGATAGTCTGTTGGAGATAACATTCCGCCCCAACTATCAAAAACTTGTACTGCATTCACACCTGCTTTTACTTTCTCCTTCAGGTATAAAATTGTAGTATCGGTAATTTTTTGCAACAATTCGTGTGCGGCAACGGGCTGTGTAAAGCAAAACTCTTTCGCTTTGTCAAAATTCTTACTGCCTTGACCTTGTACACAGTAACATAAGATGGTCCAAGGACTTCCCGCAAAACCTATTAATGGAATTTCATCATTCAGTTTTTCTTTGGTCATTTTTATGGCATCCATTACATAACCAAGTGTATCATGAATATCTGGAACCACCACAGCGTCTAAATCTTTGTAGGTGCGAATAGGATTTGGCAACCAAGGGCCTACGCCAGGTTTCATCTCTACCTCTATGTTCATAGCTTGCGGAATTACCAGAATATCGCTAAAAAGAATTGCAGCATCCATACCATAACGTCTTATGGGTTGTACTGTAATCTCGCTAGCGAGTTCGGGTGTTTGGCAACGAGTAAAGAAGTCGTACTTGGCTTTTATCTCCATAAATTCTGGAAGATAGCGCCCTGCTTGTCGCATCATCCAGACTGGCGGACGAGAAACAGTTTCGCCTTTTAAGGCTCTAAGAAATAGGTCGTTTTTAACTTTTGTCATTTTATAGATTCTCTAATATGCGCTCGCGGAAGCACCGTTCTTATTTTAATTTCTTTACCGCCTTTGCTATAACACTCTCTACTGAAGTAGAATTTGCAACATAGACATTTTGCGTATGTTCTTTGGCAGCTTTTGCTGTGGTGTCACCAATGCAAATAGCCGTATTATTTTCTAGCGAATTTTCTAAACAATAACTTTGTACGCCACTCGGACTAAAAAATAAGATTCCGTCCCATTTTTGCTCGAATTTCTTCGATTTTAGCTCGGTTTTGTATGTTTTTGTTTCAAAAAAGTCAATTTTTGCTTCCTTTAGGATGTTCGGTAATTCGTCTCTTCGAATGATGCCACAGAAATAGTGAAATATCTCATTTTTATGATTTATCGTGATAAAATCGCCCAATTCTTGCGAATTATAGGCCATTTTAGAGACTTTTATGCCGTTTTCTTCTAAAAGGGCTTTTGTTTTAGGACCAACACAAAAGCTAGTGTCAATGCTGATGTTTTTGCTCAAAATAGACCGCACAGCGTGCTGACTTGTAAAAATTGCATTCTTGCATGATTCAGGCGCTTCAAAATCTAAGTACTCAATTGTTATGGCGTTATAGTCAACTACTTCAAAACCAGCTCCTAGCAGTAAATCCCGCTGGTTGCCTTTTAGTCTTTTTGTTGAAAGCACACGCATACTATAGCGCCCTTTTTATTTGAGTCATTAATTCTTTACCTCCGCGATCTAAGACTTCTTTGGCCCATGCGACTCCGGTGTCTGGTTGTACGTCTTCTACCAAAATTGCTTTAAGTATTTCAATTTTATCTCCCCCGTCTAAAGACAAGAGCGATCCTTTAAAATCTATGGCATTACCTAATATTTCGGCGTAGGCCCCAATGGGTGCAGTACAGCCTCCTTCAAGAGTTCGTAAAAAGTCACGTTCTATACGTGTAACAATTTCTGCATGGGGGTTATTTAGTTTTTGGCTAGCTTCTTTGCAGTAACTATCTGTCTCTAGAGCTACTACAACCATGGCTCCTTGGGCAGGAGCAGAAATCATCCAATCTAAATCGGTATGGTATTGCGGAAGTATACCAATACGCTGCAATCCTGCTTTCGCAAAAATGGCACCATCCCAATTGCTATCACTTAACTTTTGTAGTCTAGTGTTCACATTTCCGCGAAAATCTACTACAGTATGGTGTGGATATCGGTGAAGCCATTGTGCTTTTCGCCTAAGACTACCTGTAGCAATAGTGCAGGGTTTTGAAAAATCTACTTCACTTTTTGTGGTTACTAATATGTCTGTAGCCGTTGCGCGCTCTAGTACAGCAGTCTGTTCTATTCCTTTTGGCAATGCCGTTGGTACGTCCTTCATGCTATGAACAGCAATGTCTACAGTGCCATTAAGCATTGCAATATCTAATGTTTTGGTAAAGATTCCTGTAATCCCCATTTCGTAGAGTGGCTTGTCTAGTACCAAATCTCCTGTAGATTTTACCGGTACAAGTTGTGTATGATATCCAAGCGACTCTAGTTGTTGCTGTACAGTTGTTGCTTGCCAGAGGGCTAATTCACTATCTCGAGTACCTATGCGAATGGTTTTACTCATTGATTTCGTCGTTTAATTGAAACACAGTTCGAAGCATTTCGGCACTTTCTTGCGCTTTACCATTTTGAGCTTTTAAATGATTGGCAAACTGCGTAGTGATTTTTTGAATAATACGATTACTTAAGATTTCGGCTTGTTCTTCATTAAAATTGCTCAATTTCTTGCGCTGATTGTCAATTTCGCCTTCTTTTATTGCTGAAAGTTTATTTTTTAAGGCCTTTAGCGTTGGAGCAAAACTTCTGTTTTCGGCCCAGGTTTTAAACTCTTGCTCTATTGAAGTGATAATGTTAGCTGCCTTAGGAATTTGCGATTGTCGATGCGCCAAAGTAGCGTCTGTTACTTTACTAAGTTCGTCTAGATGAATGAGTGTAACAAGCTCATTGTCTGTTACATTTGTTGCTACGTTCTTTGGTATCGATAAGTCTAGAATAAGCAGCGGTTTTTTTAAGTATAACAATTCTTTTGAAATTGTTGGTTTTTGTGCTCCTGTAGCAACAATCAGAATATCGCTCTGCGCAATCTCACTTTGGATATTTGAGTAGTCTTTTACCACCAAATTAAACTTACCTGCAATTGCCTCAGCTTTTAGTTTTGTGCGATTTATTAGGGTAATTTGCTCGTTTTTGGTGTGTTTTATAAGATTTTCGCAAGTATTTCGCCCAATTTTGCCAATTCCGAATAGTAAAATATTCTTCTCCGAGACATAAGGAACTCGTGCCATAATGTATTGAACAGCGGCAAAACTTACAGAGGTAGCTCCCGTTGAAATTTCGGTCTCATTTTTTATTTGTTTACTTGCCTGAATCACAGCGTTAGCGAGACGCTCCATATAGGCATTTAGAAGCCCCATTTTTTTAGCACGTTTGAACCCAATGCGTAACTGACTTATAATCTCGAAATCTCCTAGAATCTGGCTGTCTAGTCCAGTACCTACCTTAAATATATGAGAAACTGCTTGGTCTCCTTCAAAAACATAAGCAACTTGTTCAAACTCTTCTACGGTGCCGTGGGTGTGCTCGCATAATAACTTAATAAGCTGTGAGGGATGGGTTGCAAAACCATATAGCTCGGTGCGGTTGCAAGTTGATAACACACTTAATGCCTCAATACCTTCGGTTTTGGCTGTTGCTAATATTGCTTTTTGAGCAGATTCAGAAATACTGAAATGTCCACGAATTTCGGCATCGGCCTTTTTGTAGTTTAGACCAATAGCATAAAAAGTACTTTCTTGAGTAGAAAAATGTCGTTTGCCGTTTGTGTGTTTCATTAACAACGCAAAATTAAGAGAACCGAAATGCAAAAAATAACGCTAGAGGTATCAATTGTATCGATGCGCGTTCCAAACAGTCAAATTTTGGCATTTATTTTGGGAGTGCTAGTAAAACTGTATCTTTGTTACGCCCACTAAACGAATTTATTTAGAATGATTATAAATAAATAATGCAAAATTCAAAGGAAATTTCAGTAAAAAATATCGCTCAAGGTATTTATAGAGAAACTCAGATAGAAGAGGGCTTTTTTATTCTAAAGTTTACCAACGATACTATTGAGTCTCAGGTGTATAAGCGGGAGGTAAGCTCAGATTTTATACAATTTCATTTTTGTGTAAAAGGATCGGGTTCATTTAGTTTTAATAACGGAAACTATCGCTTGCCAATACAAGAAGAAACCTCTTTGCTGCTCTATAATCCGGAGCGCGATTTACCAATTGAAGTTGCTGTAGCTGCACATTCATGGGTGCTTTCGGTTCTATTACCAATCAAGAAATTTCACACTTTGTTTTCTACAGAGGCCAACTATATTACGTTTTTAAGTGATGAGAATAAGGGTAGAAAGTATTACAAAGACGCTCATATTTCGCCGTCTATGGCAATTGTGCTCAATCAGTTATTGAATTACAATCTACACCCCACCATCAAACAATTATACTTTAAAGGAAAAGCTTACGAGTTGCTAAGTCTTTATTTTAATAGAGAAGAAGATGTAAACGTAGAGCAATGTCCATTTTTGGTAGATGAGCAGAATGTGGTAAAAATTAAAAAGGCCAAAGAAATTATAATTTCAAGAATGGCAGAACCACCTAGCCTACAGGAGTTGGCCGATGAAATACAATTACCAATCAACAAGCTCAAAGAAGGCTTTAAGCAAATATATGGAGATTCTGTATTTAGTTTTTTGTTCGATTATAAGATGGAAGTTTCTCGCCAATTATTGGCTACAGGAGGCTATAACGTCAACGAAGTAGGGTTAAAAGTTGGGTATAGCACTGCCAGTCATTTTATCGCAGCTTTTAAAAAGAAGTTTGGCACAACGCCAAAGAAATTTGTGATGGGTTTGTCTAAATAACGTAGTTGCGTAGCATATATGTCAAACAATGTTGGCTTACTTATCTTATTATTTCGTTAATCTATCGGCTAAGATTTTACAAACCAACATTAAGAAGTATTTTTGTTTCTCTAAATAAGTAGAAAGATATTACCCCGAGCTTACCGAAGGGTTTTCCAATTATCTTAATGGGCCTATGACCGGCTGAGACTGATAAAAATATATGAAAGGAATACTGCTTGTGAACCTTGGCTCGCCAGAAAGCACCAAGCCCAAAGACGTAAAAAAATATCTAGACGAGTTTCTTATGGATCCTCGTGTAATTGATGTGCCGCGTTGGGCGCGCATTTTACTAGTTCGTGGTATTATACTAAACACCCGCCCTAAACAATCGGCTAAGGCCTATGCAAAGATCTGGTGGGACGAAGGGTCGCCGCTCATTGTGCTCTCAGAACGCCTTCAGAAGAAAGTACAAGAAAAAGTTACCATACCCGTTGGCTTGGCTATGCGGTATGGCAGTATGACATTAAAAAAAGGGCTTCAGGAGTTAGTAGACCAGGGTGTTACAGAAGTTAAGACCATTCCGTTGTATCCCCAATTTGCCATGGCAACTACAGAAACAATCGATGTAAAGGTTGACGAGCTTGTTGCAGCACATTTTCCGCAGTTAAAAATTACCAGAACCCCAGCATTTTATAAACGAGAAGATTATATTAATGTGCTCTCTAAGAGTATAGCTGAAAGTTTAGAGGGTTTAGACTACGAACATTTGTTGTTTAGTTATCACGGGGTGCCAGAGCGACACATTAGAAAAAGTGATATTACCAATGGTAATTGTAAAATGAATGGCAAGTGCTGTTTTAAAATGGGCTCGCCTCAACATGAATTCTGCTATAAACACCAATGCGAAATTACCACGGTAAATGTTGCTAAAAAATTAGGATTAAAACGCGGAACCTATTCTACTACTTTTCAATCGCGTCTTGGGTTCGATCCATGGTTGCAACCATACACAGACCGCACCGTAGAGCGAATGGGAAAGGCTGGTGTAAAAAAACTAGCAGTGGTAACTCCGGCATTTGTAAGCGACTGTCTAGAAACACTTGAAGAAATTGCGATGGAGGCTGAAGAAATCTTCCACGAAGTAGGAGGAGAGCAATTCACAACCATTCCGTGCCTGAATGACCGAGACGACTTTGCACAAGTACTCGCCAATATGATTGAAGAATGGCGTATTGTTACTATTGAAACAGCCATCGCATAATGGCAAAAAGCAATTCAGCTTCTCTCGGTACTGCCACTATTAGTTCTTTACTAGTAAAACAAGCTGTGCCTGCCTCTATCGGTATCTTAGTTATGTCGCTAAACATGATTGTAGATACCATTTTTGTGGGTAGATGGATTGGCCCGTTGGCGATTTCAGCAATTACTGTTGTAATTCCGGTAACCTTTTTTATTGGAGCAATTGGTCTTGCCATTGGTATTGGCGGGAGCTCTGTGCTTTCTAGAGCGCTTGGTTCTGGCGACAATGATAAAGCATTGCGCGTTTTTGGAAATCAGGTTACGCTTACCTTTTTAACAGCTGGCTTACTTGCTATTCTCGGACTTGTTTTTCAAAATACCTTAATAGAATGGTTTGGAGCAGACGATAGTTTTAAAGATCAGGCTTTGGTCTACTACAGAATTGTGATGTACGGCATTGTGATGCTGTCTATGTGCATGATGGGAAATAGTGTGATTAGGGCTGAAGGAAAACCAAAATTTGCCATGTATGCCATGATGTTACCAGCTATTGCTAACATTTTTATGGATTACCTCCTTATTAATGTATTCGATTTTGGGATGCATGGAGCTGCGTGGGCTACGTTTGTTAGTTATTTTATTTGCTTCGCATTTATTGTTTGGTTTTTCTTGTTTAAAAGTGAGCTAAGACTGAAAGCCGAATATTTCAAATTAAAGAAGAAAATTGTTTCCGAAATCAGTGCACTTAGTTCAGTAACCCTTGCCCGACAAGGTGTGATTAGCGTATTTACAATTTTGGTTAATAACGTACTTATTTCAACAGGTGATGCCATGGATGTGGCGTCATATGGTATTATTAGTCGTGCGTTAATGTTTGCACTATTTCCTGTTATTGGTGTAAATCAAGGTTTTTTACCCATTGCTGCCTATAATTATGGAGCTGGAAAGGTTGCACGTGTTCGAGAAACCATCAATAAATCTATTTGGTATGCGGGCGGGTTATCCCTTGTTGTATTTGCCATTATTATGTTTTTTGCGCCTAGTTTAGTCGAAATTTTTGTGAGTAATAAAGCAGGGCAGAGTGCAGATACTATTGCTAATAATGCTGAAATTTTAAAACGAACACCAGATGCCTTGCGTTGGGTGTTTGCAGCGACTCCTGTGATTGCCGTACAACTTATAGGTTCGTCGTATTTTCAGGCAATCGGAAAAGCCATTCCAGCATTATTGCTAAGTCTCACAAAGCAAGGTTTTTTCTTAATACCGTTAATTTTAATCCTTCCCAAATTTTACGGTGTGTTTGGAGTGTGGATTGCCTTCCCAATTGCAGACGTACTTTCTACCTTAGTAACGGGCTATTATCTAAATCGAGAGGTTAGAAAAACGTTGCGGTAATGTTTTCTGAATACTATATGATGCATTATCTTTAAACAAACTTTCTAATATATTGTTTATGAAACGCCATCAACTCCTAAGTTTTGTTCTTTCAACAGTACTTTTTATTTCACTTTCTTCGGAAACTTCCTTCGCTCAATCCTATGACGAAGCCTTATACGGAGCGCTTGAGTATCGTTTACTAGGGCCCTTTCGAGGAGGCCGAAGTGCTGCCGTAACAGGCGTGCCAGGAAAGCCAAATTTGTATTATTTCGGAAGTACTGGTGGGGGTATTTGGGAAACCAAAGACGGCGGTAGATCATGGAAGAATATTTCAGATGGATATTTCGGAGGCTCTATAGGTGCCATTGAAGTTGCGCAAAGCGACCCCAACGTAATCTACGTGGGAGGTGGCGAAAAAACCGTTCGAGGTAACGTTTCTTCTGGCTACGGCATGTGGAAAAGTGAAGATGCTGGAAAAACTTGGGTTTCCGCAGGACTCGAGAATAGCCGGCATGTGCCAAGAATTGCCATTCACCCAACAGACTACAATATTGTGTACGCTGGAGTGATGGGGAATATCTACAAACCTACTCAAGAACGAGGAGTGTATAAAAGTACAGACGGTGGGAAAACTTGGCGTAAAACGCTTTTTGCAAACGAAAATGCTGGGGTGGTAGATCTTATTATGGATCCGAATAACCCTAGAATATTATACGCCTCTACATGGAATGTTCGCCGTACCCCGTATAGTTTAAGTAGCGGGGGCGATGGTTCTGCCCTATGGAAAAGTACAGACAGCGGCGAAACATGGACTGAGATTTCAAAAAACAAAGGCTTTGCCACAGATACCTTAGGGATTATAGGGGTTACCGTGTCGCCTGCCAATAGCGACAGAGTATGGGCAATTGTAGAAAATAAAGATAAAGGAGGCGTGTATCGCAGCGATGATGGTGGCGAAACATGGAATCTTATAAACAGTGAACGAAAACTTCGTCAACGTGCTTGGTATTATACGCGTATTTATGCAGATACCAAAGATCAAGATGTGATGTATGTGCTTAATGTGCGCTATCATAAAAGCACCGATGGCGGTAAAACATACAGTACGTACAACGCACCACACGGCGATCACCACGATTTATGGATTGCCCCAGAAGACCCCAATCGTATGATTATAGGTGACGACGGTGGCGCACAGGTAAGCTACGATGGTGGTGAAACCTGGAGCACCTATCACAATCAGCCAACTTCTCAATTTTATAGAGTGACTACAGACAATAGTTTTCCCTATAAAATTTATGCGGCGCAGCAAGACAATTCTACCGTTCGCATAGCACATAGAACTGAAGGCGGAAATATTTCTGAAGACGACTGGGAAGCTACAGCGGGAGGTGAAAGTGCGCATATAGCTGTAGACCCAAACAATCCAGACATTGTGTACGGAGGTAGCTACGACGGCTTTCTTACACGTTACAACCACGATAAAAATACCATAAGAAGTATTAGCGTATGGCCAGACAACCCTATGGGGCATGGGGTAGAAGATATGAAGTATCGTTTTCAATGGAACTTCCCTATTTTCTTCTCACCTCACAATCCGAAGAAGCTATATACAGCGTCTAATCACTTACACGTTACCACCAACGAAGGCGAA
This Rasiella rasia DNA region includes the following protein-coding sequences:
- a CDS encoding GNAT family N-acetyltransferase — encoded protein: MYKGADFHMALVQPEDAMAVHTLIMGNLDRFKTYFPKTVAANITFEKSKRFVATIVEDIKNKTQYLYTIKVNGTLAGLIYLKELDWDKKEGEFAYCIDESYAGNGLTTKAVTVLSSHAFTVFHLQLLKIIVHHSNIPSVRIAEKCNFKPIKTLSNAFTPPGGVPLDMQLFELRK
- the hemE gene encoding uroporphyrinogen decarboxylase; the encoded protein is MTKVKNDLFLRALKGETVSRPPVWMMRQAGRYLPEFMEIKAKYDFFTRCQTPELASEITVQPIRRYGMDAAILFSDILVIPQAMNIEVEMKPGVGPWLPNPIRTYKDLDAVVVPDIHDTLGYVMDAIKMTKEKLNDEIPLIGFAGSPWTILCYCVQGQGSKNFDKAKEFCFTQPVAAHELLQKITDTTILYLKEKVKAGVNAVQVFDSWGGMLSPTDYQEFSWQYMQQIIDALKNEAPVIAFGKGCWFALDTMAKSGAAALGIDWTCSAKNARYLTGGNITLQGNFDPTRLFSPPAEIKKMVKQMIDDFGKDKYIVNLGHGILPNIPIENAGAFIEAVKEYKMH
- the hemA gene encoding glutamyl-tRNA reductase yields the protein MKHTNGKRHFSTQESTFYAIGLNYKKADAEIRGHFSISESAQKAILATAKTEGIEALSVLSTCNRTELYGFATHPSQLIKLLCEHTHGTVEEFEQVAYVFEGDQAVSHIFKVGTGLDSQILGDFEIISQLRIGFKRAKKMGLLNAYMERLANAVIQASKQIKNETEISTGATSVSFAAVQYIMARVPYVSEKNILLFGIGKIGRNTCENLIKHTKNEQITLINRTKLKAEAIAGKFNLVVKDYSNIQSEIAQSDILIVATGAQKPTISKELLYLKKPLLILDLSIPKNVATNVTDNELVTLIHLDELSKVTDATLAHRQSQIPKAANIITSIEQEFKTWAENRSFAPTLKALKNKLSAIKEGEIDNQRKKLSNFNEEQAEILSNRIIQKITTQFANHLKAQNGKAQESAEMLRTVFQLNDEINE
- a CDS encoding EI24 domain-containing protein; its protein translation is MIKNIFKGIKAYAGTFKLINNLGLWKYFAIPIAISFLTALLIGVLAWALSDSIGSIIAKVWFWEWGSETFRAISDVMGGILIVALGLILYKHIILAVSAPFMSPVSEKIEHHLLGAAHTHRNTTNAAQLWRGVRINTRNLLMEFMFTIPLLLLSFIPVLNIVTSILIFIIQSYYAGFGNMDYTLERHYTYSESTKFVRNNSGVAIGNGIIFMAMLFIPVLGIILVLPLSVTASTTETVRLIKENKKLPLENASNKSLHV
- the hemC gene encoding hydroxymethylbilane synthase, which gives rise to MSKTIRIGTRDSELALWQATTVQQQLESLGYHTQLVPVKSTGDLVLDKPLYEMGITGIFTKTLDIAMLNGTVDIAVHSMKDVPTALPKGIEQTAVLERATATDILVTTKSEVDFSKPCTIATGSLRRKAQWLHRYPHHTVVDFRGNVNTRLQKLSDSNWDGAIFAKAGLQRIGILPQYHTDLDWMISAPAQGAMVVVALETDSYCKEASQKLNNPHAEIVTRIERDFLRTLEGGCTAPIGAYAEILGNAIDFKGSLLSLDGGDKIEILKAILVEDVQPDTGVAWAKEVLDRGGKELMTQIKRAL
- the hemF gene encoding oxygen-dependent coproporphyrinogen oxidase gives rise to the protein MKEQFVNYIRTLQDTITKTLEQLDGAVTFQEDLWKRPEGGGGRTRVIENGSVFEKGGVNISEVHGKLPESMQQYFGVTDADFFACGLSLVLHPVNPMVPTVHANWRYFEMYNSNGEIVDQWFGGGQDLTPYYLFEEDAVHFHNVCKLACDKHNGNFYNTYKARCDEYFYNTHRGEARGIGGLFFDYCKASEAMSMQNWYNFVTEVGDSFLEAYVPVVQKRKDLPFTEAQRTWQEIRRGRYVEFNLVHDKGTLFGLKTNGRIESILMSLPPKVQWVYNHEPAEGSDEEALLKVLKNPKNWAS
- a CDS encoding DUF6973 domain-containing protein, which encodes MNIWKRIRQLSVGQLWKLTMLFVVNPFKIIPTLRATQRTFYICNKLYGKEHHKSNKANAFRHALWNALICKNIRKKSKNKQKTVFWAQKVTDLYENVTKNNELDEAMDLHNNAIGRISFLNFLDKKEEELVGFLQNKSKNARKIQNLEEIESTTNQMVYLHD
- a CDS encoding uroporphyrinogen-III synthase gives rise to the protein MRVLSTKRLKGNQRDLLLGAGFEVVDYNAITIEYLDFEAPESCKNAIFTSQHAVRSILSKNISIDTSFCVGPKTKALLEENGIKVSKMAYNSQELGDFITINHKNEIFHYFCGIIRRDELPNILKEAKIDFFETKTYKTELKSKKFEQKWDGILFFSPSGVQSYCLENSLENNTAICIGDTTAKAAKEHTQNVYVANSTSVESVIAKAVKKLK